The Thermothielavioides terrestris NRRL 8126 chromosome 2, complete sequence genome includes a region encoding these proteins:
- a CDS encoding glycoside hydrolase family 31 protein (CAZy_ID 269645): protein MADSRYRFPSKPLANPKAIVTGGKGDSHYRFTILTDRLVRYEWSPDGGFEDRVSTFALFRWFDAPHYRVVESKDSLEIITDGFHLTYDKKRFSSAGFSVKVGNDVWRYDGKSYGDLGGTARTLDGAFGRIDLEPGVLSRKAYAVLDDSKSMLFDNGWIATRRPGRIDGYVFAYNGDHKAAIRDFYRISGNQPLLPRWALGNWWSRYHAYTAAEYLELMDRFRRESIPLNVAVIDMDWHKVDIPRKYGSGWTGYSWNRDLFPDPDGFMKELRKRGLKVTLNDHPADGIRAFEDQYEAVAKALHHDTSRGEPIRFDCTDRKFLDAYFDVLKLNLEKQGVDFWWIDWQQGTRSKIPGVDPLWVLNHYHYLTSRRNLKVLERPLTFSRYAGTGSHRYPIGFSGDTQITWEGLEFQPEFTATASNIGYGWWSHDIGGHWAGVRSNQLTVRWVQLGCFSPILRLHSSKCLWNSKEPWNWEADAFKVIKDFLILRHRLIPFLYTMNIRASYESEPLIQPMYWNHTDEEAYTVPRQYYFGPDLIVAPITSPNSTATLMGGVRAWLPPGRFVDLFHPHLVYDGNRYIHLHRDLTKIPVLAKEGTIIPLDSTAKLANGSPRPTEITILLVVGKDGHFELVEEPEKGDCGADDDDSAARPALSSFVRTPITWNQKDGILVIGPEWNGTGRWRQWNVKLVGHTSTDVQAQVPGFRVTKEGGCTTIALGNVHRWNPDGFEISLGRDLQLDVVDINARVFDMLHRCEMWYDRKDIVWDIVTKAGDAVEARVERLQKAPVDAAVKNAVMEIWAAEGRAPGSARGHEVWADAKAPAAEDLEEVLKEYVIV, encoded by the coding sequence ATGGCCGACAGCCGGTACCGCTTTCCGTCCAAGCCGTTGGCAAACCCCAAGGCCATTGTCACCGGCGGCAAGGGAGACTCGCACTACCGCTTCACCATCCTCACCGACCGGCTGGTCCGCTACGAATGGTCACCGGATGGCGGCTTTGAAGACCGTGTGTCCACCTTTGCATTATTCCGGTGGTTCGACGCCCCGCACTACCGCGTCGTGGAGTCCAAGGACAGCCTCGAGATCATTACGGATGGCTTCCACCTCACCTACGACAAGAAGCGGTTCTCGTCGGCCGGGTTTTCGGTCAAGGTCGGCAATGATGTCTGGCGGTACGACGGCAAGAGCTACGGAGACCTTGGCGGCACTGCCAGGACTCTCGACGGCGCCTTCGGCCGCATTGACCTAGAACCGGGCGTGCTCTCCCGCAAGGCCTATGCCGTGCTCGACGACAGCAAATCCATGCTGTTTGATAACGGCTGGATCGCGACGCGCCGCCCGGGCCGCATCGACGGCTACGTGTTTGCCTACAACGGTGACCACAAAGCCGCCATCAGGGACTTCTACCGCATCTCTGGGAACCAGCCGCTCCTGCCGCGCTGGGCGCTTGGGAATTGGTGGTCTCGATACCACGCATATACCGCCGCCGAATATCTTGAGCTCATGGACCGCTTCCGACGCGAGTCGATTCCGTTGAATGTCGCCGTCATCGATATGGATTGGCACAAGGTTGACATCCCTCGCAAATACGGCAGCGGGTGGACTGGCTACAGCTGGAACCGCGACCTCTTTCCGGATCCAGACGGATTCATGAAGGAGCTACGGAAGCGGGGCTTGAAAGTGACGCTCAACGACCATCCAGCCGACGGCATTCGGGCGTTTGAGGATCAGTACGAGGCGGTAGCCAAAGCCCTGCATCACGACACCTCGCGCGGAGAGCCGATCCGGTTCGACTGCACGGATCGAAAATTCCTCGACGCCTATTTTGACGTGCTCAAACTCAACCTGGAGAAGCAGGGCGTCGACTTCTGGTGGATTGACTGGCAGCAGGGCACCCGATCTAAGATTCCCGGCGTGGACCCGCTGTGGGTGCTCAACCACTACCATTATCTCACTAGTCGGCGGAATCTCAAGGTCCTGGAGAGACCATTGACGTTCTCCCGGTACGCCGGTACCGGCTCGCACCGCTACCCGATCGGCTTCTCGGGCGACACGCAGATTACGTGGGAGGGCCTGGAATTCCAACCCGAATTCACGGCAACGGCATCCAACATCGGCTACGGCTGGTGGAGCCACGATATCGGGGGACACTGGGCCGGTGTCAGATCCAACCAGTTGACGGTCCGCTGGGTTCAGCTCGGCTGCTTCTCGCCTATCTTGCGGCTGCACTCTTCCAAGTGCCTCTGGAATTCAAAGGAGCCTTGGAACTGGGAGGCGGATGCTTTCAAGGTCATCAAGGACTTCCTCATCCTCCGGCACCGTCTGATTCCCTTCCTCTACACCATGAACATCCGGGCGAGCTACGAGAGCGAGCCGCTCATCCAGCCTATGTACTGGAACCATACGGATGAGGAGGCCTACACGGTACCCCGGCAGTACTACTTCGGCCCAGACCTGATCGTAGCCCCCATCACCTCTCCGAACAGCACCGCCACCCTCATGGGCGGCGTCCGTGCCTGGCTTCCACCGGGCCGCTTCGTCGACCTGTTCCACCCGCATCTCGTTTACGACGGCAACAGGTACATCCACCTGCACCGCGACCTGACCAAGATCCCCGTGCTCGCCAAGGAAGGCACCATCATCCCGCTGGATAGCACCGCCAAGCTTGCAAATGGCTCTCCGCGCCCGACGGAGATCACCATTCTGCTCGTGGTCGGCAAAGACGGGCACTTCGAGCTAGTCGAGGAGCCCGAGAAGGGGGAttgcggcgccgacgacgacgactccGCCGCGCGTCCGGCGCTGAGCTCCTTCGTCCGCACGCCCATCACCTGGAACCAAAAGGATGGCATCCTGGTGATCGGGCCGGAGTGGAACGGCACCGGCAGGTGGCGGCAGTGGAACGTCAAGCTGGTGGGGCACACCAGCACCGACGTGCAGGCGCAGGTGCCAGGGTTCAGGGTCACGAAGGAGGGCGGGTGCACGACGATCGCGCTGGGGAATGTGCACCGCTGGAACCCCGACGGGTTCGAGATCTCGCTGGGGCGGGACCTGCAGCTCGACGTGGTCGACATCAACGCGCGGGTGTTTGACATGCTGCATCGCTGCGAGATGTGGTATGACCGGAAGGACATCGTGTGGGACATCGTGACGAAAGCCGGGGATGCCGTGGAGGCGAGGGTCGAGCGGCTGCAAAAGGCGCCAGTGGATGCCGCGGTCAAGAACGCGGTGATGGAGATCTGGGCTGCTGAAGGGCGGGCGCCAGGGAGTGCGAGGGGCCACGAGGTCTGGGCGGATGCGAAGGCCCCTGCCGCGGAGGATCTTGAGGAGGTGCTGAAGGAATATGTCATTGTATAA